A window of the Deinococcus sp. KNUC1210 genome harbors these coding sequences:
- a CDS encoding LysR family transcriptional regulator: protein MQRDAFSIGRGLELRHLRAFVAVAEELHFGRAARRLHLAQPPLSQQIRQLEAVIGTPLFVRTSRSVQLTPAGVALLARARRTLSNVQDDVLEARRIGQGAVGVLRVGFAGSVILSVLPALLSRYRANIPGVDLKLRESFTAQVVAGLLNGDLDAGIVRDGDPTPGITLQRLYEEPYVAVLPAGHSAAAQASVPVTVLRDEPWVYYPGRRASGRSKGH from the coding sequence ATGCAACGAGACGCATTCAGTATCGGTCGTGGTTTGGAACTTCGGCACCTGCGGGCGTTTGTCGCCGTCGCAGAGGAACTGCATTTCGGACGGGCCGCGCGGCGCCTGCATCTGGCTCAGCCGCCGCTATCTCAGCAGATTCGGCAGCTTGAGGCGGTGATCGGTACGCCGCTCTTCGTTCGGACGTCTCGTTCGGTGCAGCTGACTCCGGCGGGCGTGGCGCTGCTCGCTCGGGCGCGGCGCACCCTCAGCAACGTGCAGGATGACGTGCTGGAAGCGCGGCGGATCGGACAGGGAGCCGTGGGCGTTTTGCGGGTGGGGTTCGCCGGTTCGGTCATTCTGAGCGTACTGCCAGCATTGCTGAGCCGTTACCGGGCGAATATCCCCGGCGTTGATCTGAAGCTGCGCGAGTCGTTCACGGCCCAGGTGGTGGCCGGGCTGCTGAATGGGGACCTGGATGCAGGCATCGTCCGTGACGGCGACCCGACGCCGGGCATAACGCTTCAGCGCCTGTATGAAGAACCGTATGTGGCCGTACTTCCGGCAGGACATTCGGCGGCAGCGCAGGCGTCGGTGCCAGTCACGGTGCTCAGGGATGAGCCGTGGGTGTACTACCCCGGTCGGCGGGCCAGCGGGCGTTCGAAAGGCCATTGA
- a CDS encoding LysR substrate-binding domain-containing protein has protein sequence MGVLPRSAGQRAFERPLSICEAHGFRPVIAQEASHWLTILQLVGAGLGVCVAPACVAQIAPRSVVCRALQDVTLLSEVQFAQREGEQHPLVKAFEQLALSSPHGAGKI, from the coding sequence GTGGGTGTACTACCCCGGTCGGCGGGCCAGCGGGCGTTCGAAAGGCCATTGAGCATCTGTGAGGCGCACGGGTTTCGTCCGGTCATCGCACAGGAAGCGTCGCACTGGTTGACGATTTTGCAGCTGGTGGGGGCTGGCCTGGGGGTGTGCGTGGCCCCCGCCTGCGTAGCTCAGATCGCACCAAGGTCGGTGGTCTGCCGGGCCTTGCAGGACGTCACGCTGCTGAGCGAAGTGCAGTTTGCCCAGCGGGAAGGAGAGCAGCACCCTCTAGTGAAGGCATTCGAGCAACTGGCCCTGTCCTCTCCACATGGAGCAGGGAAAATCTAA